The following coding sequences are from one Diachasmimorpha longicaudata isolate KC_UGA_2023 chromosome 6, iyDiaLong2, whole genome shotgun sequence window:
- the Und gene encoding methionine aminopeptidase 2 isoform X2, which produces MAAVLDEVGKSAEKLIDEEADDVVDDEDDTGPTDVTKKKKKKKKKKKTRETPTPEATEDRKEDESEGQEGAGENGGDADEVKKKKKKRKPRGKGAKQQTDPPTLPVSDLFPDGNFPEGQIMEHPPAAGVDDRTAKDRFTSEEARAFDRMHNDIYMEARQAAEAHRQTRKHIMNWVKPGMSMIEICNELENTARRLIGEDGLKAGLAFPTGCSRNHCAAHYTPNAGDTTVLNYDDVTKIDFGTHINGRIIDCAFTLAFNPKYDKLIEAVRDATNTGIKAAGIDVQLCDVGAAVQEVMESYEVEIDGKTYQVKSIRNLNGHSIAPYRIHAGKTVPIVRGGEATRMEENEFYAIETFGSTGRGVVHDDSDCSHYMKSFDAGFVPLRLQSSKSLLNTINKNFSTLAFCKRWLDRAGCTKYQMALKDLCDKGAVEAYPPLVDVKGCYTAQFEHTLVLRPTCKEVISRGDDY; this is translated from the exons ATGGCTGCTGTACTCGATGAGGTCGGCAAATCCGCTGAAAAACTCATTGATGAGGAAGCCGACGATGTCGTTGACGATGAAGATGACACTGGGCCTACTGATGTAACcaagaaaaagaagaagaaaaagaagaagaagaagactc GGGAGACGCCAACTCCAGAGGCCACAGAGGACAGGAAGGAGGATGAGAGTGAAGGTCAGGAAG GAGCTGGAGAAAATGGAGGTGATGCAGACGAAgtcaagaagaagaagaagaagcgcAAGCCCCGAGGCAAGGGGGCGAAGCAGCAGACAGATCCCCCAACTCTCCCAGTGTCTGACCTCTTTCCCGACGGCAATTTTCCGGAGGGTCAGATAATGGAGCATCCCCCGGCAGCTGGTGTGGACGACAGAACCGCCAAGGATAGATTCACCAGTGAGGAGGCAAGAGCTTTCGACAGAATGCACAATGACATTTACATGGAGGCACGTCAGGCCGCTGAGGCCCATCGTCAGACCCGAAAGCACATAATGAACTGGGTAAAGCCTGGAATGTCCATGATTGAGATATGTAATGAGCTCGAGAACACCGCTAGGAGGCTTATCGGTGAAGATGGCCTCAAGGCTGGTCTGGCATTTCCCACTGGATGCTCCAGGAATCACTGCGCTGCTCACTACACTCCCAATGCCGGGGACACAACTGTCTTGAACTACGACGATGTTACCAAGATTGACTTTGGGACTCACATAAACGGCAGAATTATTGACTGCGCATTTACCCTGGCCTTCAATCCCAAGTATGATAAGCTGATCGAGGCGGTGCGCGATGCCACTAATACTGGAATCAAGGCCGCTGGTATTGATGTTCAGCTTTGCGACGTGGGAGCTGCTGTTCAGGAGGTGATGGAGTCGTACGAAGTGGAGATTGATGGAAAAACCTATCAG GTTAAATCAATTAGGAATCTTAATGGGCATTCAATCGCACCCTACCGCATTCACGCAGGTAAAACAGTCCCAATAGTGCGTGGTGGTGAGGCCACCAGGATGGAGGAGAACGAGTTCTATGCGATTGAGACGTTTGGATCCACTGGTCGTGGTGTTGTCCATGATGACTCTGATTGCTCGCATTACATGAAGAGCTTCGATGCTGGTTTTGTTCCTCTGAGGCTCCAGAGCAGTAAATCATTGTTGAATACCATCAACAAGAACTTCA GCACTCTGGCATTCTGCAAACGCTGGTTAGATCGAGCTGGCTGCACCAAGTACCAAATGGCCCTCAAGGATTTATGTGACAAGGGTGCAGTAGAGGCATACCCACCACTAGTAGACGTTAAAGGCTGTTACACAGCTCAATTCGAGCACACCCTCGTTCTACGTCCAACCTGCAAGGAAGTTATCTCACGTGGTGATGATTATTAA
- the Und gene encoding methionine aminopeptidase 2 isoform X1, whose protein sequence is MAAVLDEVGKSAEKLIDEEADDVVDDEDDTGPTDVTKKKKKKKKKKKTPAGETPTPEATEDRKEDESEGQEGAGENGGDADEVKKKKKKRKPRGKGAKQQTDPPTLPVSDLFPDGNFPEGQIMEHPPAAGVDDRTAKDRFTSEEARAFDRMHNDIYMEARQAAEAHRQTRKHIMNWVKPGMSMIEICNELENTARRLIGEDGLKAGLAFPTGCSRNHCAAHYTPNAGDTTVLNYDDVTKIDFGTHINGRIIDCAFTLAFNPKYDKLIEAVRDATNTGIKAAGIDVQLCDVGAAVQEVMESYEVEIDGKTYQVKSIRNLNGHSIAPYRIHAGKTVPIVRGGEATRMEENEFYAIETFGSTGRGVVHDDSDCSHYMKSFDAGFVPLRLQSSKSLLNTINKNFSTLAFCKRWLDRAGCTKYQMALKDLCDKGAVEAYPPLVDVKGCYTAQFEHTLVLRPTCKEVISRGDDY, encoded by the exons ATGGCTGCTGTACTCGATGAGGTCGGCAAATCCGCTGAAAAACTCATTGATGAGGAAGCCGACGATGTCGTTGACGATGAAGATGACACTGGGCCTACTGATGTAACcaagaaaaagaagaagaaaaagaagaagaagaagactc CTGCAGGGGAGACGCCAACTCCAGAGGCCACAGAGGACAGGAAGGAGGATGAGAGTGAAGGTCAGGAAG GAGCTGGAGAAAATGGAGGTGATGCAGACGAAgtcaagaagaagaagaagaagcgcAAGCCCCGAGGCAAGGGGGCGAAGCAGCAGACAGATCCCCCAACTCTCCCAGTGTCTGACCTCTTTCCCGACGGCAATTTTCCGGAGGGTCAGATAATGGAGCATCCCCCGGCAGCTGGTGTGGACGACAGAACCGCCAAGGATAGATTCACCAGTGAGGAGGCAAGAGCTTTCGACAGAATGCACAATGACATTTACATGGAGGCACGTCAGGCCGCTGAGGCCCATCGTCAGACCCGAAAGCACATAATGAACTGGGTAAAGCCTGGAATGTCCATGATTGAGATATGTAATGAGCTCGAGAACACCGCTAGGAGGCTTATCGGTGAAGATGGCCTCAAGGCTGGTCTGGCATTTCCCACTGGATGCTCCAGGAATCACTGCGCTGCTCACTACACTCCCAATGCCGGGGACACAACTGTCTTGAACTACGACGATGTTACCAAGATTGACTTTGGGACTCACATAAACGGCAGAATTATTGACTGCGCATTTACCCTGGCCTTCAATCCCAAGTATGATAAGCTGATCGAGGCGGTGCGCGATGCCACTAATACTGGAATCAAGGCCGCTGGTATTGATGTTCAGCTTTGCGACGTGGGAGCTGCTGTTCAGGAGGTGATGGAGTCGTACGAAGTGGAGATTGATGGAAAAACCTATCAG GTTAAATCAATTAGGAATCTTAATGGGCATTCAATCGCACCCTACCGCATTCACGCAGGTAAAACAGTCCCAATAGTGCGTGGTGGTGAGGCCACCAGGATGGAGGAGAACGAGTTCTATGCGATTGAGACGTTTGGATCCACTGGTCGTGGTGTTGTCCATGATGACTCTGATTGCTCGCATTACATGAAGAGCTTCGATGCTGGTTTTGTTCCTCTGAGGCTCCAGAGCAGTAAATCATTGTTGAATACCATCAACAAGAACTTCA GCACTCTGGCATTCTGCAAACGCTGGTTAGATCGAGCTGGCTGCACCAAGTACCAAATGGCCCTCAAGGATTTATGTGACAAGGGTGCAGTAGAGGCATACCCACCACTAGTAGACGTTAAAGGCTGTTACACAGCTCAATTCGAGCACACCCTCGTTCTACGTCCAACCTGCAAGGAAGTTATCTCACGTGGTGATGATTATTAA
- the LOC135163688 gene encoding trypsin I-P1-like isoform X1, which produces MSIKITLLCLFLEICQLWCLTSSASRPVDSPAFDRANEDIGTRIIGGEATDIETYPFTVSIQWRHNGRHHCGGTYIAERFVLTAAHCLVSNRGHYWIAKSPWMFTVVAGSTTLWYSPTWQTSNVDNLVAHHLFSFHSMVHDIGLLRTSSAFYINRYVTYARIPTVVNDDLFNDYSQKCAVVGWGRTSVSTQLSSGVLRHARIPLIDNEQCSRFYSHRLHPGQICAGMKEGGVDACQGDSGGPLVCNGTQVGLVSWGQGCAVANSPGVYCRLDYYFDWINETMSTSSSDSIKLHRRRILQIFFITFVIHLCDFMLLKK; this is translated from the exons CAGTGGACTCACCAGCCTTTGACAGAGCCAACGAGGACATTGGAACCAGAATAATTGGGGGTGAAGCAACGGATATCGAGACCTATCCATTCACA GTCTCCATCCAGTGGCGTCACAATGGACGTCATCACTGTGGAGGCACCTACATCGCGGAGAGATTCGTCTTGACAGCCGCCCACTGCTTGGTCAG CAATAGAGGCCATTATTGGATTGCCAAGAGCCCCTGGATGTTCACTGTCGTGGCTGGATCAACGACCCTCTGGTACTCTCCCACCTGGCAAACATCGAATGTCGATAATCTTGTTGCTCATCACTTGTTTAGCTTTCACTCGATGGTGCACGACATTGGATTACTCAgg ACGTCTAGTGCTTTCTACATTAATCGGTATGTGACGTATGCGCGAATTCCGACTGTCGTGAACGATGATCTATTCAATGATTATTCTCAAAAATGTGCAGTAGTCGGCTGGGGAAGGACGAGTGTATCGACTCAa TTGTCGAGTGGAGTCCTCAGACATGCCAGGATCCCGTTGATCGATAACGAACAGTGCAGTCGTTTCTACTCGCACAGGCTGCACCCGGGTCAGATATGCGCGGGCATGAAGGAGGGTGGCGTTGATGCTTGTcag GGCGACAGTGGAGGCCCCCTCGTTTGCAATGGTACCCAGGTGGGCCTGGTATCCTGGGGACAGGGCTGTGCTGTCGCCAACTCGCCCGGAGTCTATTGCCGATTGGATTACTACTTTGACTGGATCAACGAGACCATGAGCACAAGCTCATCAGATTCGATAAAGTTGCACCGTCGAAGGatccttcaaattttttttatcacatttGTAATACATTTATGTGACTTTATGCTTTTGAAAAAGTAA
- the LOC135163688 gene encoding trypsin I-P1-like isoform X2, giving the protein MSIKITLLCLFLEICQLWCLTSSASRPVDSPAFDRANEDIGTRIIGGEATDIETYPFTVSIQWRHNGRHHCGGTYIAERFVLTAAHCLVRGHYWIAKSPWMFTVVAGSTTLWYSPTWQTSNVDNLVAHHLFSFHSMVHDIGLLRTSSAFYINRYVTYARIPTVVNDDLFNDYSQKCAVVGWGRTSVSTQLSSGVLRHARIPLIDNEQCSRFYSHRLHPGQICAGMKEGGVDACQGDSGGPLVCNGTQVGLVSWGQGCAVANSPGVYCRLDYYFDWINETMSTSSSDSIKLHRRRILQIFFITFVIHLCDFMLLKK; this is encoded by the exons CAGTGGACTCACCAGCCTTTGACAGAGCCAACGAGGACATTGGAACCAGAATAATTGGGGGTGAAGCAACGGATATCGAGACCTATCCATTCACA GTCTCCATCCAGTGGCGTCACAATGGACGTCATCACTGTGGAGGCACCTACATCGCGGAGAGATTCGTCTTGACAGCCGCCCACTGCTTGGTCAG AGGCCATTATTGGATTGCCAAGAGCCCCTGGATGTTCACTGTCGTGGCTGGATCAACGACCCTCTGGTACTCTCCCACCTGGCAAACATCGAATGTCGATAATCTTGTTGCTCATCACTTGTTTAGCTTTCACTCGATGGTGCACGACATTGGATTACTCAgg ACGTCTAGTGCTTTCTACATTAATCGGTATGTGACGTATGCGCGAATTCCGACTGTCGTGAACGATGATCTATTCAATGATTATTCTCAAAAATGTGCAGTAGTCGGCTGGGGAAGGACGAGTGTATCGACTCAa TTGTCGAGTGGAGTCCTCAGACATGCCAGGATCCCGTTGATCGATAACGAACAGTGCAGTCGTTTCTACTCGCACAGGCTGCACCCGGGTCAGATATGCGCGGGCATGAAGGAGGGTGGCGTTGATGCTTGTcag GGCGACAGTGGAGGCCCCCTCGTTTGCAATGGTACCCAGGTGGGCCTGGTATCCTGGGGACAGGGCTGTGCTGTCGCCAACTCGCCCGGAGTCTATTGCCGATTGGATTACTACTTTGACTGGATCAACGAGACCATGAGCACAAGCTCATCAGATTCGATAAAGTTGCACCGTCGAAGGatccttcaaattttttttatcacatttGTAATACATTTATGTGACTTTATGCTTTTGAAAAAGTAA